GGTGACCACAGCAAAAGAACCAAAAATTCTGAATCCGGAGATTACACCTCATCTGGCAAACCAGACCAGACCAGTGGGACAAAAGGCAGCAAAGCTAAAGGGAAGAGGAAAGAGAAACAACAAACTAATAATTTGGAAGATGACCAATTTAATGCTACTGTAGACAGGAGATCTGCTGCATTGGAAAAGCTAGCTGCGTCACaaagtgagaaggcaaggaatACTAGGAACAACACATACTTAAACTTGTTATATAAACATACAATAAACTATGATGAAGACATGCTCAGGAGGCACAAACAAGTACTAGATGAGATCTTTAACTGTATCCACCAGCTAATGTGGAGGTGTGATGATTAAGGAATTGTTTCCAGCAGCCAACGTGTAATCCGTAGTATTTGATTTAAATGTAGCATGCACTAGAAGTAGAATTTGTTTTAAATGTAATCTATAGTACTGTATGTCTATGTACTGTCACATCTTATTAATATATTGTCAATGTTATGATGAGCTAAAGTAACTAACATAAATTGGCGTGTGTCAAAACAGCTCCAAAAGTGTCACTGATGTGTGTCAGATCAGCTACAAAAGAGCTGTTGGTGAGTGTCAGATCAGCTACAAAAGAGCTGTTGTTGTGTGTCAGAGCAGCTCCAAAAGAGCCGTCGGGAACTAGCTGTTGGAAAGCACCATCTACAAATACAACTGTTGGCCACAATGCATCCATCCACACCCATTCTTTTGTGTTCATCTGTGTGCATTTCAAAGAGAGGAGGAACACAGGTCAAAGAGAGGAAATGTCTGAAGAGGCTCAAGACCAATCTGATCATTCAAGTACCTCCATCAATAGTGATGACCTTGAAGATCTTATTTGGGAAGAGATTAATGATCCACTAGAGTCCAGGATTGAAGCTAAAATTGAAGCTTGACTTCAAGCACAGACCAGCCTGCCTAGGATTCACTAAGGAGGTATGTGCATACAGACCGTGAAGGTGCCAACAATCGATTGGTTGCTTACTATTTTTGTGAGAATCCACTCAACACAGATCTGTGGTTCGACGAAGATATCGGATGAGAAAGCATCTATTTCTAAAGATTGTTGATGCCCTTAGTATTTGGTCTCCCTATTTTTATCAAAGGACAAAGGAGAGATGCATTTGGCAAAAAGGGATTCTCACCTCTACAAAACTGCACAGCACGTTCCCTAAACATTCTCTTCCTCTAAGGTAGCGGCAGGTGGCCTGTGTCTATTCCTCAATGCTCCCAAGGGATCATACCACCTGTTGATAGCAGCCTGCCTGGGTCGATCCCTCAATGCTTCTTCTGAGAAACCAGCACCGGTAACAAGACCTGAAGTAATCATAGCTATAGTTAGATAGTCTGCATTCAGAAAAAAGACAATAAACATTGTAATAATAATTATTACCTATGGCATTCGATATTCCAGAAAGAGCCCATCCACACAAGTTGAATGGGAGGAAGATCAAGTGCCTGATCATATAACATGCTCATAAACTTGTAATATCAAGAATGTGCTAGAAAACATCGATTGGGGTAGTAAGATCCCAGGAAGTttaacttttaaaaaaaaaagtgtcTAGTACACAAACCTGAGCATGAACAGCACGCAATACACGATAATGGACAGAAACTTGTATAGCAGTCTGACAATCTGAACAAACATGCTTAGCATTAGCAACAATTATCAACACAAAATCAAATTTAGACAAGAAATTTTTTTCTATCAAAAACTCAAGCAACAAATCTGAACACAGAATCTAATTTAAGTTAAGCACAATAGTATAACTAACCGTGAGGTCCTGAGAGCCAATGCACCAGTACGCTGCAAATGCTATGGAAAACAGTACCCAGGATATCAGCAGTACAATGGCAGGAAGGAACTCAAAGATTTCAAGGTGAAATGCTGCAATGTTGAATAAAACTGCAAACAGGGATCCATTTGAAGCAGCAGCAAGTGCCCAAGGTGACGACTTGGGGAATGAGGATGCGGCAATGCCAATCAGCATCCCTGCCTGAGAAATGGCAAAGCCTTCAGATAGTACTGAAGCAAATGGTCCACTGATCGCCCTGACTTTGTTTAGAAGGGATGTTGTATCCTTCCAGTACATGCTTGTCAGGCCACCCAGGCAGAGGGCTTTGTAGGCCTCCATCCTCTTGTCACTTTCCTTTTGTTTCTGCACACAATACACAACCAAACATCTATAATAGAATCGACAAATTCAATGCTTACTAATTTAATGCCAAAAATGAAACTAACAGTCTGAATTTTATATTACCTCTTCTGCAGACATTTTCTCACATTCTTTTTCATAGTCTTTCTTAGTCTTCAGAACACTAGTGATTATGCCCCTGAAGAAGTTCTGAATCTTCTCCATTATGGATGGATCCTTCTTCATACCTGAAAGCAAAACTAGAAGTGTTAACCAGTCAACACAAACGTTGCACCTCTTTCCTCCCTTTTCCTAGCAAAATCATTCCCCAATCCCCACACGCCACGCAACTTGCTTGCCTGGACGCGCACCGTGGTTATCATTCATCAACCGCAGTGGCGCCGCCCATGGCGCTCGACTGCACGAACACCCAAACGCGCCACCCCAACTCGATCAGATGCGCGCCGCGGCGCTGGTCGCCGACTCGCCGCGCGGTGTTGGCTTCCACTTCCCCGCTACTGGACGCGCTCTCCCCCCAATACACGCACCAGGAACCCCAACCACAGCACTCAGAAACCCGAGCAATCTCTCAGACGCCCCAACCACAGCACTGGAAACCCCAATCTCTCAGCGATTGGCTGCGACCAGCCGCATatcccccacccccccccccccccccccccccccccccccccccccccccccccccccccccgccagcGCGCTGTAGCAACACCGTGATCACCCCGCTGCGCCGCGGTTTCCGCTCGAAACTCCACCCATATAACAACACGAAGGTGCGGTCGAGTTGGATTACCTGCGCGGAAGAGGGAGCCTCGTCTTCGGCGGAGCGGCGCGCGGCGAGGTCGTCGGAGGAAGAGGCAGAGTGGCAGACCCCCTCCACGCCGCGCCGAGACGACTCAATGGGAAGTgtttcgtgtgtgtgtgtgttcgggTGCTGGTGGCCcaatatatttatatttttttcggTTTTTTCCAATTTCGTATTGTTTCTATTTGCACCTTCTTGGGTATGGGTCAAAAATCGACCTTAAAATCTTATTTTTATATATGAAAATAGAGAAGAGGACGAGAGAAGCAGAGAAGAGAGTAGGGAGTTGTTGGAGTAGCAAAGCTCTACCGAAATACATCATGCTAACTTCTATTTCGTATTTATGATTTGTAGATTTAGTTTTAAGAAGTAATATGAGGTGGCAACTATAGTGTTTGCATAGGtattaaattttagaaataatgACCATATAGATAGTATATTTAGGCATTATTAGTTTGCTTTATTTAGTTTTAAATTGCATATTTTCTTTTACTATTATTTTAGGTTTTACGTGACTTTAGAATTAGATTTACTTTAGTCATTTCTAAATTGCATGTTTTGTTGTACTATTATTTTGGGTTCTACATTACTTAGGCTTCAGATTTAGCTTAGTTAATTTTAAATAGCAACTATATAGACTGAAGTATTTGCCTAGCTATTTAGGTTTTACACTATTTTTTTCACGTACTATTAGTTTAGATCAAATTACCTACATTGGTTTAGGTTACATTAGTTTTAAATATAGTTTAACACTTAGACTTAGGGTTAAGTTCGACCATTGGGTCTAGGGGTTAGGTTACACTAATGTTTGCCATATTATTTTGGCCAAACTTTATTAATATAATTGTTTGCATCATTCGTTTTCATTGTTAAAGTTGAAATGATTCAATGTCTAGACGAGACTGAATAGGCCTACAGAAATTTTCAAGAGAAATTAGCAGTTAAAAACAACAAAACACAAAAGTTGTCAAAACTTTGACAACCGGCCAGGGCTGGTTTCTTCAGCATGATCCGGTTATCCTGGCAAAAGCGGTCTAGGCCGGTTTTTTTCTAAAACCTGCATGAATTATTATTTTTGCTCCCCCTCCTCGTCTGATCCAAATCAAGATGTTGTGTAGCCTTTTGGGGGTGTTTCTCAACTTATGCATAGTGTTCTTGCACTCACAAACACACACAACTGAGTAGACAAGCCGTGAGCAACCACTCACGGTCAAGCTCTAGCCATGTTGCTCTCAACCACTTTCTACACTCCAATAGATCATCTTAAAGCGTGTATGGAGCATTTCCCTATGGACTGTGTCTCGATTTATAGATACAAATAAGGAAACATGTCTAGAGGCTTTGATGTTTTCATAGACACGCTCCTATCGTGTCTACACCATATCGTGTCAAGATTTGTAGACACAACTATTAAATGTGTCTAAGAGCTTTGATATGCTTTCAAAAACACGCATGTAGAAATGCTCCTGTATATACTTCTATGTTACACGTCTACTAATGTATAGTCACGTTGTGTAGTAACATTTTATTGTGTGCTAAGGAATAATTGACATGTTTTTGCAGATATGTTTATATTCTTGTCTACTAACACAAACATATTTTATGTGTAAATACTAGACCATTTTTAAACATATTCACATAAAGAATAAGACATGCTGCTTTAGCAAATAAACAACAAAAAGCGTAAAATTGTGCATCACACTTCATAGAAGCAACATACTTGTATTACAAGTGCACTTAATAACAGAGGCAAACCTCCATAGAACTGTAACATAGTGAATGAGCTATATCTCTAAGTAGCAAAAACAAATCTATACAAGCATTATGCAGATATCCATAAGTTCTAGAAACTAGTTGATTAGCTAATCCATTTATAATCTTCATTCATTTGAAGCATTCCGTCCTGGTGCAAATAAAATAAGAGAGTGAAGAAAACCAGGCAATAGCCTTTTCGAAATTAAGGATAGTAATTTTTGTAGCAACAACTATAGAAGAATGTAACTAATCAAGTTATCATGCACTTCTTGGAGCTGAAGTCTTAGATCTTTTCACCTATATAAACATGGAAATTAAATAACTTAAACGGATTTTAGAAAAAACAGACATTTGGAATGTACTAGGTCGTGAGGTAACCAATCACACCCGCCACCAAATTCTTATTTGGTGCGTGTGCGCCACGTGCACTAGCGACGCGTGCTTTCCTCTTCTCTCTCGGACCCATCCCACCCCAATCCTCTTCTAAGAGTAAGGCTAATAATACAACCATCTGCTAGTTGTATGGACACTAACATTCCATCTATCAGTTCACCTATATAATAGTTGGGTCACATATGACtaacttgtctctctcacaattATTTAGTTCTTGTATCTAGGCTGGCTGTAAACTctgcttctcttctctctctcatcTCCTCTTCTCTCTTGGCCACCTCAGCGTGCATTCCACGTACAGtcttttactatatatatatacttgcTCTAAGATCAGCAAGTTGTGGTAGAGTTATGGAGTCCCTGGCGACAACGTAGCAGAGACAAGCAACACGGTTTTTAtatctattttttttgtttttaaactTTATTTAAATGCGGGTAGTTCTAAGTATGTACCTAtattcttttatcaattttattTATCAATTCCCTCCTCATTTCATATCTATCTTTTCAGGGCGTTATGGGCAACTCCTACAATTAAAGATCGTAAATTATGCAGTttttttattgcttctttgtactCTTGTTTTGCCCTTCGAATACATGCCCTGACACAAACACGTTGTGTATTCTTATTCCTTTTACAGACACTGAGTAGGATTGTTACTTTCCTCGGTATCTCAGTAAAGAAAGACAACTTATGCTATTTTTCaactcttaggccttgtttagattggaaataatttcaacctgatgaatagtagcactttcgtcttatttggtaaatattgtccaatcgtggaccaactaagctcaaaagattcatctcgtgatttccaactaaactgtgcaattagttattttttttacctacatttaatgctccatgcaagcggctaaaaattgatgtgatggagagagagtgaaaaaacttggaatttggggctcatctaaacaaggccttatataTCTTGTCTTTTGGGGAACGGCTGGCCGATTGGTCTGGTCAAAGTTCGAATCCCTCAACGAGCGGGAGAGGGGGTACTTCCTCACGTTCAAAGCACAGGTCCGTGCTCAGCTTATCTCATGAAGTTACAGTGCCGCTGTGTAAGAGTGAGGTAAGGATTCAGGAGTTTTCTCAATCTGTATGAGAAGATCTTCAGctatgttcgcttgtcttataagccgtacttttttaacgaacaaacaatatttttctctcacaacaaatcagtcaacaatactttcagaCATGGCTTATCATTCAAGCAAACGTTCTTCTTAAACCGGAATACCTAGGGCTGTCTAGCCAGATCTTTTTTATATATCTTGTCCTTTTGTCACTCCTAAAACAACATTTTAAAAATCTACTTCACATCCGTATGtaagtgaaaaaaaaatattcCTCCCGCCCGTTTCTTCTCCCCCGCACCCGTTGTCTAGAAGAAGTAACAGGCGCGCCGAAAGTATTTTGGGCCCAGTCATACAGGAGAAACGGGCCAAGCTGAGAGGAAGCTGCATTGGGGAAACAGACCCGCTCAGCGCTCGCTAGTTGGACCGAAGGGTAGACAGGGGAAACCGACAAACAGCAGGGTCCACTCCGCTCTCGCTAGTTGGACAGAATCAAAATAGGAAAACTGGTCGTGGGCTCGTGGCCCATCGTTGCGTCACTGTGGACTGCTATGCTGGCCCATCGCAAGGGTCCCGGTGAGAGGAAGGATTGCCTGTAAGAGGGCTGAGGCCTGGCTTGGGCTGGCCACGTCTAAGCCTGGCCCGGGTTGAACCCCGGATTCGGCCGTTCTTGTGGAGTCTGGCTTGGGCCAGCTCGTGTGGTCGTTCCCTCACCGCCTACCCAGTGACTTTCTCCAGTGCTTCGTCTCTGATTCTCTGTCCGCGGCGCCATCTCCGTCCCCGTCCGGCAGGGTCGCAGCTCCGCCATCTCCATCCGCAGGGCGAGCACGGCAGGAAGACGACGCAGGGCGAGCACGGCAGGACGACGGAGATTCGAGCCCTTCGCCACCCGCGACGGAGATTCGAGGACGACGCAGGTCTAGGACGACGACGCAGCCTGCGAGCATGCACCTTCCCCACCCGCGACCCCGCCCTGCTGTGGTGCCACCGTGCTCGCCCTGCTGTTGGCCGCCGGTAGCGGTACAAGTACCAGGGCGAGCCACGGCTACTGCTCCCGACGACAGAGACGGAGGAGCACGCGCAGGCGGTGTACTATTCCGTGGGGATTGGGACCGGCAAGGACAGCCAGAACGAGGCGCAGGTGGCCAAGGAAGCTCCGTGTTGTTCAGTAAATTCAGTTAACCATGGAATTCTAACGCCCGTGTTGTTCAGTGCATACACTGAAAACCTGTTGCAGTTTCAGTTAGATCGAGtccagtgg
This sequence is a window from Miscanthus floridulus cultivar M001 chromosome 10, ASM1932011v1, whole genome shotgun sequence. Protein-coding genes within it:
- the LOC136490021 gene encoding uncharacterized protein; its protein translation is MKKDPSIMEKIQNFFRGIITSVLKTKKDYEKECEKMSAEEKQKESDKRMEAYKALCLGGLTSMYWKDTTSLLNKVRAISGPFASVLSEGFAISQAGMLIGIAASSFPKSSPWALAAASNGSLFAVLFNIAAFHLEIFEFLPAIVLLISWVLFSIAFAAYWCIGSQDLTIVRLLYKFLSIIVYCVLFMLRHLIFLPFNLCGWALSGISNAIGLVTGAGFSEEALRDRPRQAAINRWYDPLGALRNRHRPPAATLEEENV